The Brasilonema sennae CENA114 genome includes a region encoding these proteins:
- a CDS encoding response regulator transcription factor has protein sequence MSITLLGTILIVEDSLSELELMSHYLVESGYNVIQATGAKEALEKAQSQNPDVIVTDVVMPGMSGFELCRSLKRNPVTQKVPIVICSSKNQEIDRLWAMRQGADAYVTKPYTREQLLRAIKSVVI, from the coding sequence GTGAGTATTACTTTACTTGGTACAATTTTGATTGTTGAAGATTCTCTAAGTGAATTGGAACTGATGAGCCATTATCTTGTAGAAAGTGGTTATAACGTTATTCAAGCCACTGGTGCAAAGGAAGCTTTAGAAAAAGCACAATCACAAAATCCAGACGTTATCGTTACCGATGTGGTTATGCCAGGAATGAGCGGTTTTGAGTTGTGTCGTTCTCTTAAGAGGAATCCGGTTACTCAAAAAGTGCCAATTGTTATTTGCAGTTCTAAAAATCAGGAGATTGACCGATTGTGGGCAATGAGACAAGGCGCTGATGCATACGTTACAAAGCCTTACACTCGGGAGCAGCTCCTACGAGCTATTAAATCAGTGGTCATTTGA
- a CDS encoding response regulator encodes MSTTPLGSYKFFQKLHPLSLLAQLTSRRATGCLQVFTESASWSIYLDDGKLVYASSDKMFERLENILGRLRQQTHTLNSASLMRVRLIFDQNKDHQSTPQPDYQAICWLVNEEYITPPQAAVLIDELAREVLESFLIVKQGSYEFKSETLLNELPKFCRLDLRLLVENCQKQLRHRQQTQSTVDKQLASHFESTTEVAPMGHQVKLAEELPKRNNFETSDIKNNKDSYQSREKSAYTVACIDDSPTVLNSIKHFLDESTFSVVMINDPVKALMQILRSKPDLILLDVEMPNLDGYELCSLLRRHSAFKNLPIIMVTGRTGLIDRAKAKMVRASGYLTKPFSQSDLLKMVFKHIDN; translated from the coding sequence ATGAGCACAACTCCTCTAGGTAGCTACAAGTTTTTTCAGAAACTACATCCGCTATCTCTATTAGCACAATTAACAAGTCGGCGTGCTACAGGCTGCTTACAAGTATTTACAGAGTCGGCTTCTTGGTCAATCTATTTAGATGACGGTAAACTGGTTTATGCCTCTTCAGATAAAATGTTTGAACGGCTTGAAAATATTTTGGGGCGTTTGAGGCAGCAAACACATACTCTCAACAGTGCATCTCTTATGCGAGTAAGACTGATATTTGACCAAAATAAAGATCATCAGTCAACACCACAACCAGATTATCAGGCGATTTGCTGGTTAGTAAACGAAGAATACATCACTCCTCCCCAAGCCGCAGTTCTGATAGATGAATTGGCAAGAGAAGTACTGGAGTCATTTCTAATAGTAAAGCAAGGTAGTTATGAATTTAAGAGTGAAACTCTCTTAAATGAACTACCAAAGTTCTGTCGTTTGGACTTGAGATTACTTGTAGAAAATTGTCAAAAGCAGTTACGCCATCGCCAACAGACCCAATCAACCGTTGATAAGCAACTTGCCTCTCATTTCGAGTCTACCACTGAGGTTGCGCCAATGGGGCATCAAGTCAAGCTAGCAGAAGAATTGCCAAAACGGAATAATTTTGAAACGTCTGATATTAAGAACAACAAAGATTCTTACCAATCTCGTGAGAAGAGTGCATACACAGTTGCCTGTATAGATGACAGTCCAACAGTATTAAATTCTATCAAGCACTTTTTGGATGAAAGTACATTTTCTGTTGTGATGATCAACGATCCGGTTAAAGCTTTGATGCAAATTCTCCGCAGCAAACCTGACTTAATTTTGCTAGATGTAGAGATGCCAAATTTAGATGGGTATGAGCTATGTTCTTTGTTACGAAGGCATTCAGCTTTTAAAAATCTCCCTATTATTATGGTGACTGGCAGAACAGGATTGATAGACAGAGCAAAAGCAAAAATGGTAAGAGCCTCAGGCTATTTGACGAAGCCTTTTTCTCAATCAGATTTGTTGAAAATGGTGTTTAAACATATTGATAATTGA
- the alr gene encoding alanine racemase, whose product MLSHEQTSSVTSNQESNTYPWLSQRAWVEINLSALSYNVKQVLRILSAHTQLMAVVKADAYGHGAVTVAQTALESGASWLGVATVPEGIQLREAGIKAPILILGATHTPEQIHAIAQWKLQPTLISPKQALVFSNTLEAINCKTPLPVHVKLDTGMSRLGTNWQEAAEFVQLVERLPHLTIASIYSHLATADSLDPTTMKQQQQRFEQVIAQLRTVGIEPPCLHLANSAATLSDKALHYHIVRVGLAVYGLYPADHFRLNIDLKPVLQVKARVTQVKTIPPGTGVSYSHQFIASDELRLAVVGIGYADGVPRNLSNKMQVLIRGQRVSQIGTITMDQLMLDVSALPDVQEGEVVTLLGTEGKEQITAEDWANQLNTISWEILCGFKHRLPRVAMT is encoded by the coding sequence ATGTTGAGCCACGAGCAAACGTCCAGTGTAACCTCTAATCAGGAGTCAAATACCTACCCCTGGTTATCCCAACGTGCTTGGGTGGAAATTAACTTGTCAGCATTGTCGTACAACGTCAAGCAGGTTTTAAGGATACTGTCAGCGCACACCCAACTGATGGCAGTGGTAAAAGCCGATGCTTATGGACATGGAGCAGTTACAGTCGCCCAAACTGCGTTAGAATCGGGAGCCAGTTGGTTAGGAGTCGCTACAGTTCCCGAAGGAATTCAATTGCGAGAAGCAGGAATTAAAGCTCCAATTTTGATACTAGGTGCAACCCATACCCCAGAGCAAATTCATGCGATCGCTCAATGGAAACTTCAACCAACACTAATATCTCCCAAACAAGCTTTAGTTTTTTCCAATACTCTAGAAGCCATCAATTGTAAGACTCCACTCCCTGTACACGTTAAATTAGACACGGGAATGTCCAGGTTAGGAACAAATTGGCAGGAGGCTGCTGAGTTTGTTCAGCTTGTGGAACGCTTACCTCATCTGACTATCGCTAGTATATATTCTCACTTAGCAACGGCAGATAGTCTGGACCCTACAACAATGAAACAACAGCAACAACGATTTGAGCAAGTGATTGCTCAACTAAGAACAGTAGGGATAGAACCGCCTTGTCTACATTTAGCAAATTCAGCTGCTACCTTGAGCGATAAAGCATTGCACTACCATATTGTGCGTGTGGGTTTAGCTGTATACGGACTTTACCCAGCTGATCATTTTCGCTTAAACATAGACTTGAAACCCGTTTTACAAGTCAAAGCACGAGTCACGCAAGTCAAAACCATTCCTCCTGGAACTGGCGTCAGCTACAGTCATCAATTTATTGCCTCAGATGAACTCCGTCTTGCTGTGGTGGGAATTGGTTACGCAGATGGAGTTCCTCGCAATCTTTCCAACAAAATGCAAGTCTTAATTCGCGGTCAACGGGTGTCGCAGATTGGCACAATTACAATGGATCAGTTGATGCTAGATGTGAGTGCATTACCAGATGTGCAAGAAGGCGAAGTCGTCACCCTACTTGGAACTGAGGGAAAAGAACAAATTACTGCTGAAGATTGGGCAAATCAGTTAAATACAATTTCTTGGGAAATTCTCTGCGGGTTTAAGCACCGTTTGCCTCGTGTTGCGATGACCTAG
- a CDS encoding HNH endonuclease — translation MGKVLVLNASYEPLNITSWRRAVVLLIKGKAERVEFNNTQLYLDFPLPTVIRLRHYVRVPYKEIPLTRRNLLHRDSHTCQYCGYTGDDLTLDHVIPRSRGGGDTWENIVTACVRCNVRKGSRTPNEAHMNLRHNPRRPYSSLYFEVTKHLKSGTHQEWQKYVIGL, via the coding sequence ATGGGGAAGGTTTTAGTTTTAAACGCCTCTTACGAACCGCTCAATATCACGAGCTGGCGGCGAGCTGTCGTGTTACTGATTAAAGGCAAAGCAGAGCGAGTAGAGTTTAATAACACGCAACTCTACTTAGACTTTCCGCTTCCGACAGTCATAAGGTTACGCCACTATGTGCGCGTTCCTTATAAGGAGATTCCTTTGACTCGTCGAAATCTACTACATCGCGACAGTCACACTTGTCAGTATTGCGGTTACACAGGCGATGATTTAACTTTGGATCATGTCATTCCACGATCACGTGGAGGCGGCGATACCTGGGAAAATATTGTTACAGCATGTGTCCGCTGCAATGTTAGAAAGGGTAGTCGTACACCCAACGAAGCTCACATGAACTTACGTCATAATCCACGCCGACCTTATAGTAGTCTTTACTTTGAGGTCACCAAGCACCTAAAAAGTGGTACTCACCAAGAATGGCAAAAATACGTTATAGGACTCTGA
- a CDS encoding DHH family phosphoesterase, which translates to MHFNSSVTQISSLPLTGDPTPNDFEIDNKDLAEVPLTRHSGTTFVGDGSFVGLRNNSLVNQKSEELHNTFLAHKQERQLIILQDFPDPDALSCAWAYQLIAQQYDIKCDIVYAGALSHQENIALVKLTGLPAQRWTIQTLKSKDLSSYQGFVLIDNQGTTSQLVPVVQEVGIPIVAVIDHHSLQSDMKSDFFDVRPSVRATATIFTQYLQYGLLTLDSSINQHVKCATALMHGLRSDTNRLMQAQEEDFMAAAYLSKFYDAQLLNAILQANRSKRVMDVIERSLKNRIVQNNFSIAGVGYLRYDDRDAIPQAADFIVTEENVHTALVYGIVHDEDEELEVVIGSLRTTKLTLDPDEFIKEAFGQDSSGRFFGGGRTSAGGFEIPMGFLSGGNENSAYAKMKWEVFDSQIKQKLLRLVNPKDNPIQSE; encoded by the coding sequence ATGCACTTTAATTCTTCTGTGACTCAGATTTCGAGTTTGCCATTAACGGGTGATCCTACTCCAAACGATTTTGAAATAGACAACAAAGATTTAGCAGAAGTTCCACTCACTAGACACTCAGGTACAACATTCGTAGGTGATGGTTCTTTTGTGGGTCTGCGTAACAATTCATTGGTAAATCAAAAATCAGAAGAGCTGCACAACACGTTTCTTGCGCATAAACAAGAACGCCAGTTAATTATTCTTCAAGATTTTCCAGATCCTGACGCTTTATCGTGTGCTTGGGCTTACCAGCTCATAGCTCAGCAATATGACATAAAATGTGACATCGTTTACGCTGGTGCTTTGAGCCACCAAGAAAATATCGCTTTGGTCAAGCTGACAGGCTTACCCGCGCAGCGTTGGACAATACAAACACTAAAAAGCAAGGACTTATCTTCTTACCAAGGTTTTGTTCTTATAGACAACCAGGGAACGACTTCTCAGCTAGTACCTGTTGTTCAAGAGGTAGGGATACCAATAGTGGCGGTTATTGACCACCACAGTTTACAGAGTGACATGAAATCAGATTTTTTTGATGTTCGTCCCTCTGTACGAGCAACAGCAACGATTTTCACTCAATACTTACAGTACGGACTACTGACTCTAGATAGCAGTATAAATCAACATGTAAAATGCGCGACTGCCTTGATGCATGGCTTGCGATCGGATACTAATAGACTGATGCAAGCACAGGAAGAAGATTTTATGGCAGCAGCGTATTTGAGTAAATTTTATGACGCGCAGTTGCTGAACGCAATTCTACAGGCAAATCGTTCTAAGCGAGTCATGGATGTTATAGAGCGATCGCTCAAAAACCGCATCGTGCAAAATAACTTTTCTATTGCTGGTGTTGGTTACTTACGCTACGATGACCGCGATGCAATACCCCAAGCGGCAGATTTTATTGTGACAGAAGAAAACGTCCACACAGCTTTGGTGTACGGTATTGTTCACGATGAAGATGAAGAACTAGAGGTGGTGATTGGTTCTTTAAGAACAACCAAACTAACCCTCGATCCTGATGAGTTCATTAAAGAAGCCTTCGGTCAAGATAGCAGCGGACGCTTTTTCGGCGGTGGACGGACAAGCGCAGGTGGGTTTGAAATTCCGATGGGTTTCTTATCAGGAGGTAATGAAAATTCTGCTTATGCGAAGATGAAATGGGAAGTTTTCGATTCTCAGATTAAGCAGAAGCTTTTAAGATTGGTGAATCCGAAGGATAATCCTATACAGTCGGAGTAG